CGCGCTCTTCTCAGCAAAGACGTTGACCCTCAAGAGCACAAAAAGGCAGAGCAACTTCGTCAGAAGAGTGTGAGTGAAAGTACGTTTGAAAAAGTTGCAGCTGAGTGGTTTAAGACCAAAGAGGCAGCAGGATTAACAACTCACACTCTTAACGATATCTGGCGTTCAATGAGTAAATATGTGTTCCCACATATTGGCTCTATGCCTATTTCTAACATTACAGCCCAACAGTTCATCGGATCCCTTAGCCCAACTCATGCTACAGGCAGACTCGAAACTGTTAAAAGGTTGAGTCAGCGTATTAATGAGGTTATGGATTACGCTTTGAACTCTGGCTTAGTCACTTCAAACCCAGCGGCAAAAATCGGTAAGACGTTCCATAAGCCAAAAGTAAAACATCGCCCCGCCCTCTTACCTGAACAGCTACCTCTGCTTATGAAGAAGCTCGCATTTGCGAGCATTGGCAGACAGACGCGCTGCCTTATCGAATGGCAGCTCCTTACAATGACTCGACCGGCAGAAGCGGCGATGACACGCTGGGATGAGATCAATTTCGAGACAAAGGAATGGCACATTCCTGCTGGTCGCATGAAAATGAAACGTATGCATATTGTACCGCTGTCTGAGCAGGCACTTGCTGTGCTGGAAGTTATGAAACCAATCAGCCAGCACAGATCACACGTTTTTCCCGGTTACCGCAATCCCCTGGAACCAATGAACAGTCAGACGGCAAACATGGCGCTAAAACGTATGGGCTTCAAAGGTATCCTTGTTGCGCATGGTATGAGATCCATAGCTTCAACGGTTCTCAACGAGAAGGGATTTCAACCTGACGTCATTGAAGCAGCACTGGCTCACATTGATACCAATGAGGTCAGGAGAGCTTACAACCGTTCTCAGTATCTTGATCAACGAAGAGAAATGATGGCTTGGTGGGGCGGACATGTTGAACTGTCAGCAAGCGGTAATTATAGCATTCACTCTGGCTTAGATTGGCATTGAAGGTTTTTTTATTGGTCTTTTATGTAGATAAAAAAAGCCCCAAAAGGCTTTTTTTATTATGTACTACTTAGAAATGTAACTATGGTTTGGAATTTTTACTAGGCTTTACCTTTGGATTATTTCCCGGAGTTTTCTTGTTATCACGCTGACGCTGGTCAGGTTGACCTGTTGAGTCAGCAATACGTTTCGGACCAGGCTTGAGTGCCATAGAAATTCTCCTGTGAACTTTTAAGAGGGAACCCTTCTGTCCAAAATATGAGCAATAGTTGGCTATATCAAGAGATCTTTTGACAAACTGATGGGGATTTGATCAAGGTCTAATTTTTAAGAGTTCATAGCAAGATGAATATAGATACAACTAATGCTAAATCTCGTTCTGACCGAGATACTATCTGAGTATCGTATTACTTGGCTGGAGGGTTACACTCGAATCCAGCTGGGTTTAGACACATAATCTGAGTAGTGAACAAACATAACTGGAGTCTTATCTAACTCGCTTCAAGCACTATTACCAGTATTTGAAAGTCACCCCTCAAAGTTCTATAATAAAAACAGATGCTTGTGCAGATTTACTTTAGTTATATCTGGAAACCAGTTCCTGGTAGCCACTTAAAGCATTCAATAGATTACCTAATAATGTATCTGTATCTACGTTAGGAATAAAATTTTCTAAGCCCAACCAAACCTTTTTCACAACGTTATGCTGTGTGGGTATAAATTACCTGCATCTTGGCCACCTATTTTCTGACCTTTAAAGCACCAAAGCATCAATCTTACTTATATCAAACTACTTTCACCTTAGCTGTGGCTTTAACGCTATTATTTAAGTTCATGATTTTTAATGAGTAAAAAAACAACAATCAATATTGATTAGAAAATTCTTAATTTTCATATCAAAACACTCTAATATGTATAGAAAAATTTTAGTTACCTAGCTATAAAGTGATAATGCACTGATATGCAAGGTAAAATCCTCAATTCAAAGGTTATGCGTAATGGACGAAATAGAAGGCTCACTTTACAAAAACTCCAATCTGTCACTCAGCCAGAAACTTGAAAAGTCGCGAGCTGAGTTACTCGATCTGACAGCTAGAAATCGTTTACTTAACATACCAAAATCAAAAACTACAAAATTTTTAGAAGTAGTTAATGAAAGGTCTGACATTCTGTTCAAGATGCTTTTTGAAGAAGGCAAGCCGTTCACTTTTCTTCATGGTCGAGAAGATAAAAAGACAGATGAAAGCAATGAGAACAGTGAGACAGACTCAGAGTCTGAAGATATTATTTTCTTAGATGACTCCGAAACCAACCACAATGATACAAAACTCCAGACCAAGCTCACGCCAAAAACATTACAAAAAAAGTTATTAGATTTATATTATGACTCAAAGACCCTTGAAGAAGAGCAAGGCGTAAACATCCTGTTTCTATCGTTAGGATCGCTTAAATGGATAGATCCTGTAGTGGTTTACTGAATTTGGCCACCTGAACAGAGGTGATATGCTCACCTCTGAACATTACAGGTGCCTCAATGAAAAAAAGAAATTTCAGCGCAGAGTTTAAACGCGAATCCGCTCAACTGGTCCTTGATCAGAACTACACCGTTGCAGCTGCGGCCAGTGCTATGGATGTGGGTCTTTCTACCATGACGCGATGGGTAAAGCAGTTGCGGGATGAACGACAGGGCAAAATACCTAAAGCCTCCCCTGTAACCCCAGAACAGATTGAAATTCGTGAGCTGAAGAAAAAGCTACAACGCATTGAAATGGAAAACGACATATTAAAAAAGGCTACCGCGCTCCTGATGTCAGACTCCCTGAACAGTTCTCGTTAATCGGGAAACTCAGAGCGCAGTATCCTGTGGTCACACTTTGCCACGTGTTCGGGGTTCATCGCAGCAGCTACAAATACTGGGAAAAAAGCCCCGAAAAGCCAGACGGCAGGCGAGCTGTGTTACGCAGTCAGGTTCTGGAGCTGCATAACATCAGCCATGGTTCTGCTGGCGCAAGAAGTATCGCGATTATGGCAACCCTGAGAGGCTTCAAAATGGGACGCTGGCTTGCCGGAAGGCTCATGAAAGAACTGGGTCTGGTGAGTTGTCAGCAGCCTACCCACCGATATAAACGTGGTGGTCCTGAACACATCGTTATCCCGAATCGCCTTGAGCGACAGTTCGCAGTGACAGAACCGAATCAGGTGTGGTGCGGCGATGTGACGTATATCTGGACAGGCAAGCGTTGGGCTTACCTTGCTGTTGTTCTCGATCTGTTCGCAAGGAAACCGGTAGGTTGGGCAATGTCATTCTCACCGGACAGCAAGCTGACCATCAAAGCGCTGGAAATGGCGTGGGAAGCTCGCGGTAAACCAGCCGGAGTGATGTTCCACAGTGACCAGGGTAGCCACTATACAAGCAGGCAGTTCCGGCAGCTACTGTGGCGTTGCCGGATCAGGCAAAGTATGAGCCGACGTGGAAACTGTTGGGACAACAGCCCGATGGAACGCTTCTTCCGGAGTCTGAAAAACGAGTGGGTGCCAGTGACAGGTTATATAAACTTTAGCGAAGCTGCTCATGCGATCACAGACTATATCGTCGGGTATTACAGCTCGCTAAGGCCGCATGATTATAACGGTGGGTTGCCCCCAAACGAATCGGAAAAGCGATACTGGAAAAACTCTAAATCGGTGGCCAGTTTTAGTTGACCACTATATACGCATAAATTCATACCTTTGAATGAACTATTCAAATCCTCTCGTGCCGACCAAAATTCCCTAAGAAAACCAGCCGATTACGGCTGGTTTTTTTGTTTTCTGAAAATGAAGCAGGGCAAAATCTGGGTAAAACTCGGGTAAAACCCTGACGTTGACAGGTCTTTTTTTGTCGGGTAATACTGGCCGTACTGAATCTACAAGCGGTTAAATTTTACGCGGCATGATTTTATAAAGTTGGGTGGAGAGGCGTAATAAAATACCCTGCAGGGAAATAGGCCCAGAGCTGCTTGTAGGCTCAGTTGACACCTGGCACCAGCTACTTACTGGGGCCGCAACTAAACTATAAGGAGGCCAGGATGGCTATCTCTACTATCACCCCAGAAACGCTCACCCCCATCACGCATAATTCCATTCCTGTTATCACGACTGAACTGCTGGCGCAGCTGTATGGCACCCAGCGTCAGCGCATCACTAACAATTTCAACCGCAACCGTCGCTCAGTTCTAATCGGGATTTGCCGCTGATAATCACCCCCCGCAACATACCATTTCCCCTGCGTAACATTACCCAGCGTGTACGCTGATTCGTTACTGGACGGAAACATAATGCGCAGTTGCAACGCACCACCGGTCGAAGAGGAAACCGCAAAACCTGTACCGTTTCCTGCTGTCACGTCGCGATTATCAATGATCCAGTTAAATTTTGAGACATCATCTACACGGAACCCGAATAAAAACGACATTTCCGCCAGACCTGGCTTGTAGCACGACGTCTGGCTACCGCCGCTGGCGCTGGGGCGGCGGGGGATCGGCGTGGAGCTGGATAAGAAAAGGTTTGAGCAAACCACGGAGGAAATAAAATTATTAAAACAATGTCTTTTCTCCGATGATTTTTTGTGATGCCTGTCAATATTTTTGGTAAAAAATAAAAGTTATTTCCCCACTTTAGTTAATTATTAAATTCTGCATGAAATAACATTCTGTTTGAGATGGGTATTTGTATTTTTATATGTCCAGTTGTTGTTATTGACAAGAGCCATGCCTTACTTTAATTATTTTATTGAATCTAAGGATTCAAATTCAAAATTAAATAGAGAAGGAATTCATCATGGAATTGTTTAATGAACAACAATTAACTCTAGTTACTAGTGCCAGTCGAAATGGTGGCTGGGAGGGGTACTGGGGGCACTGGCGGGCGGCTGCTTTAAATCCGAGGGCGGTAACGGTGGTGGTGGTGGTTCTGGCAGTAACTCCAGTTGTAGCGGCGATGGTTGTTCATGGTAATTGGTAATGAAGAATAAAATAATTAACGTCCTCGCAGTTATACTGGGTATTGCATTAGCTACATCATTAATGAACGGAGCCGGAGTTATAGATACGGGCTGGCCCGGCTTACCCGTAAACTTTTCTCGCTTCACGTTATTATTGTTATGTACGGCTGGGTGCATATACGTTTTCAAGAAAGTTTTAATATTTATTGGCGGGGATTAATTTTCGTGCCATTCAAGGCTCGCTACGGCGGGCCTTTTTCATATCTGCGCCCCGGCGCTCCTTATTCAATCCGGGCGCCGGCGGAAGGAGTATGCGGCTGCGTCTGGTTCGATACACCTCGCGAGGGTATTTTCGGCACGCTATAGGTGCATCGCCAGAAAACTGAGCAAAAAGAGGCGTCTCATGTTGCTATCCCGATCGGCGACGCGCTGGAATCGATCATAGACAGCAGCCGGGATAATGTGGCGAGTCCCTACGTTGTTCATCGCCTGCCGAAAAAACGCAGCAACCGTATTAGCCAGGAGGTGAACCACCCCACCCAGGTCGCGCCTGACTATCTGAGCCGCGCATTTTTGGCATTGAGGGGCCAGGTCGGCGTGGCAGCCAGTTTGCCTCCAGAGCAGCGTCCGACATTTCACGAGATTCGCGCGCTGGCCGCATTCCTGTTTAAACAACAGGGCTGTGATCCGCAGGCGCGAATGGCACACGCTGATGCAAAATCCACGAAAATTTATACAGAGAACCACGTTGAATGGGTGCATGTGCCGCACGCGGAGATCAGGCCCATCTTTATGTCTCGACAACGTAAAGGTAGCTTCTTACGCGCCGAAAGGCCAGGAGAAGCAACCATGAAGCAGCAAACGGCAATCCTGATCGCC
This Mixta hanseatica DNA region includes the following protein-coding sequences:
- a CDS encoding integrase domain-containing protein, whose protein sequence is MARQTKPLNNTEVKNAKAAERALVLYDGDGLEPQVTPGGSKLWRFRYYKPFTRKRAMISFGSYPSVSLSEARQNRESARALLSKDVDPQEHKKAEQLRQKSVSESTFEKVAAEWFKTKEAAGLTTHTLNDIWRSMSKYVFPHIGSMPISNITAQQFIGSLSPTHATGRLETVKRLSQRINEVMDYALNSGLVTSNPAAKIGKTFHKPKVKHRPALLPEQLPLLMKKLAFASIGRQTRCLIEWQLLTMTRPAEAAMTRWDEINFETKEWHIPAGRMKMKRMHIVPLSEQALAVLEVMKPISQHRSHVFPGYRNPLEPMNSQTANMALKRMGFKGILVAHGMRSIASTVLNEKGFQPDVIEAALAHIDTNEVRRAYNRSQYLDQRREMMAWWGGHVELSASGNYSIHSGLDWH
- a CDS encoding IS3 family transposase (programmed frameshift) gives rise to the protein MKKRNFSAEFKRESAQLVLDQNYTVAAAASAMDVGLSTMTRWVKQLRDERQGKIPKASPVTPEQIEIRELKKKLQRIEMENDIFKKGYRAPDVRLPEQFSLIGKLRAQYPVVTLCHVFGVHRSSYKYWEKSPEKPDGRRAVLRSQVLELHNISHGSAGARSIAIMATLRGFKMGRWLAGRLMKELGLVSCQQPTHRYKRGGPEHIVIPNRLERQFAVTEPNQVWCGDVTYIWTGKRWAYLAVVLDLFARKPVGWAMSFSPDSKLTIKALEMAWEARGKPAGVMFHSDQGSHYTSRQFRQLLWRCRIRQSMSRRGNCWDNSPMERFFRSLKNEWVPVTGYINFSEAAHAITDYIVGYYSSLRPHDYNGGLPPNESEKRYWKNSKSVASFS
- a CDS encoding DUF4011 domain-containing protein translates to MDEIEGSLYKNSNLSLSQKLEKSRAELLDLTARNRLLNIPKSKTTKFLEVVNERSDILFKMLFEEGKPFTFLHGREDKKTDESNENSETDSESEDIIFLDDSETNHNDTKLQTKLTPKTLQKKLLDLYYDSKTLEEEQGVNILFLSLGSLKWIDPVVVY